A region of Tigriopus californicus strain San Diego chromosome 7, Tcal_SD_v2.1, whole genome shotgun sequence DNA encodes the following proteins:
- the LOC131883502 gene encoding uncharacterized protein LOC131883502: MERNPNFAEDYRTAINKYIEKGYAVKVTEQEEINHAQQRWLPHHGVYKDPNQRKLRVVFDSAAKYHGKSLNDYLYTGPPLQNDLAKLLIRFREYEVASTADVEAMYSRISVDKTDARFHRFLWSESTESGPELFEMTGVVFGDASSPCQAIHVLCRTAEEFGTPAILDVVKTQFYMDDFLNSYRSKEEALFTNRSVSKVLANGNFFLVKWMSNFPEVSEQTQSDLKKRVDLVGDEGRVLGMGWNVDSDTLSFTLKNLTQELSFTRQKLLGQVAGIFDPLGLASPFTVKGKIRIQHLSRLNLEWDDEVFEEEKIWWSKWIQSAFKLSAVKFDRCLVPQGVMITQMHTFCDASEEAFAAATYLRHSMENTGEIKVTLVTARTRLAPTKPISVAKLELNASLLGARLATTIANVLRDPIQQRFFWTDSSAVRGWLQGTASFFKPFVSNRVGEIQSLTTPNEWRHVPGKLNPADLATRSEINSEVVPYAWIQGPEFLRKEEAAWPNDIKVPKNLEDIKLKFQVYNVTGSQQEPNLWWKDLKTLEDARKKATEKDEYANLESEDTLQRLLMMAQQESFHGELSCVRKSKDLKKTSRLLSLTPFIDDKQLLRVGGRLDKAQVPFEYRHPIVLDPKHPLTDLILDDLHLQANHAGVNHALSLVRQKYHVLRGREAMKRAQRRCEFCVRRSAKPLSQLMASLPPERLDCPSPAFCHTSVDYFGPYQILVSRNKTDKRWGALFTCLTTRAVHLEVSRGFSSEDFLAVFRMFETVRGRPRSMYSDNGTNFTGARRVVAKPETGITWTLQPPGAPHWGGAHEALVKSVKRTMDAILNKENRNHRHIKEDEFRLLLADVMAFLNSRPLSYESGDPNEPSALTPNHFILLRPNSTVPARDYKQMSPRKHYHYLQRLIDDVWTRWNKEFLPLLLARDKWKTRNRNLMVDDVVLVVDPLALRGQWKIGPILEVFAGNDGLVRAAKVNLPSGPLVRPITKLCLLQQADVTRSGDEKGGENVEMEME; the protein is encoded by the coding sequence ATGGAACGAAATCCGAACTTTGCTGAGGACTACAGGACAGCAATCAACAAGTACATCGAAAAAGGTTATGCAGTCAAAGTGACCGAACAGGAGGAGATTAATCATGCTCAACAAAGGTGGTTACCACATCATGGAGTGTACAAGGacccaaaccaaagaaagcTCCGCGTAGTTTTTGACTCTGCGGCAAAATATCACGGGAAGTCATTGAACGATTACCTGTACACAGGACCACCTTTACAGAACGACCTCGCCAAACTTCTGATACGGTTCAGAGAATATGAGGTAGCTAGCACCGCCGACGTGGAAGCCATGTACAGCCGTATCAGTGTGGACAAGACAGATGCTCGCTTTCACAGATTTTTGTGGAGTGAGTCAACGGAAAGCGGGCCTGAACTCTTTGAGATGACTGGCGTGGTCTTTGGAGACGCCTCATCACCATGCCAAGCAATTCATGTTTTGTGTCGAACTGCTGAAGAGTTTGGAACACCGGCAATACTTGACGTAGTCAAAACCCAATTCTACATGGATGACTTCTTGAACAGCTACCGATCAAAAGAGGAAGCTTTGTTCACAAATCGATCGGTGAGCAAAGTGCTAGCCAATGGAAACTTCTTCCTGGTCAAGTGGATGTCAAATTTCCCAGAAGTAAGTGAACAAACCCagtcagacttgaaaaaaagggtCGACCTTGTGGGAGACGAAGGGCGTGTTTTAGGAATGGGTTGGAATGTTGACAGCGATACTTTGTCATTcacattgaaaaatttgacCCAAGAATTGAGCTTTACCAGACAAAAACTTCTTGGACAAGTAGCTGGGATTTTTGACCCTCTTGGACTGGCTTCACCGTTTACGGTGAAGGGGAAAATCCGGATCCAACATCTTTCGCGGCTAAACCTTGAGTGGGATGATGAAGTGttcgaagaagaaaaaatatggtGGTCAAAGTGGATTCAGTCCGCGTTCAAGCTTTCCGCCGTGAAATTCGATCGATGTTTGGTTCCTCAAGGAGTCATGATCACACAAATGCATACATTCTGCGACGCTAGTGAAGAAGCATTTGCTGCAGCCACGTACCTCAGGCATTCAATGGAGAACACTGGGGAAATCAAGGTGACTTTGGTGACAGCCAGAACTCGGTTGGCACCTACCAAACCAATATCAGTGGCGAAGCTCGAGCTAAATGCGTCTTTACTGGGAGCTCGACTTGCTACCACAATTGCAAATGTACTTCGGGATCCAATTCAACAGCGTTTTTTCTGGACTGACTCATCAGCTGTTCGGGGATGGCTACAAGGGACGGCCTCCTTCTTCAAACCATTTGTTTCCAACCGAGTGGGAGAGATCCAATCACTGACCACCCCAAATGAGTGGAGACACGTACCTGGAAAACTAAACCCAGCCGATTTAGCAACCAGATCGGAAATCAATTCGGAAGTAGTCCCTTATGCGTGGATTCAGGGACCCGAGTTTTTGAGGAAAGAAGAAGCAGCTTGGCCGAATGATATCAAGGTCCCAAAAAATTTGGAGGACATTAAACTAAAGTTCCAAGTTTATAACGTCACCGGAAGTCAACAAGAACCAAACCTGTGGTGGAAAGACCTGAAAACACTCGAGGATGCGAGGAAAAAGGCGACTGAAAAAGACGAGTACGCTAATTTGGAGAGTGAGGACACATTGCAGCGCTTGCTCATGATGGCTCAACAAGAGAGCTTCCATGGAGAACTGAGCTGTGTTCGCAAGTCGAAAGATTTAAAGAAGACATCAAGGCTCCTAAGCCTCACTCCATTTATTGACGACAAGCAGTTATTGCGAGTGGGAGGTCGGCTGGACAAAGCTCAAGTCCCGTTTGAGTACCGTCATCCCATCGTTTTGGATCCAAAGCATCCCCTTACGGACTTAATTTTGGACGACCTACATTTACAAGCAAACCATGCCGGGGTGAATCACGCTCTGTCTCTTGTTCGTCAGAAATACCATGTGTTACGAGGAAGAGAGGCAATGAAGAGAGCCCAGAGGAGGTGTGAATTTTGCGTAAGACGATCAGCCAAACCTCTCTCACAACTCATGGCTTCCTTGCCACCAGAAAGATTGGATTGCCCTTCTCCAGCGTTTTGTCACACCTCGGTGGATTATTTTGGGCCCTACCAGATTCTTGTGAGTCGAAACAAGACGGACAAACGATGGGGGGCACTCTTCACGTGTTTAACAACTAGAGCGGTTCATCTCGAAGTGTCAAGAGGATTTAGTTCTGAAGACTTTCTAGCAGTCTTCAGAATGTTTGAAACCGTTCGGGGTAGACCTCGATCAATGTATTCGGACAACGGAACCAATTTTACAGGAGCAAGACGAGTGGTGGCTAAACCTGAGACGGGGATAACTTGGACACTTCAACCTCCGGGAGCTCCCCATTGGGGGGGAGCTCATGAGGCCCTTGTGAAATCTGTGAAGAGGACAATGGACGCCATattaaacaaggaaaatcgAAATCACCGGCACATCAAAGAGGATGAGTTTCGGTTACTTCTAGCTGATGTGATGGCATTTTTGAATTCGCGACCATTAAGTTATGAATCTGGTGATCCAAATGAGCCATCTGCTTTGACGCCCAACCATTTCATCCTCCTCCGTCCCAACTCGACCGTCCCAGCACGAGACTACAAACAGATGAGCCCAAGAAAGCACTATCATTACTTACAAAGATTAATAGATGATGTTTGGACCCGTTGGAACAAAGAGTTTCTACCTCTATTGTTGGCCAGAGACAAGTGGAAGACCAGGAATCGaaatttgatggttgatgATGTGGTTTTGGTTGTGGATCCATTAGCACTCCGAGGACAATGGAAGATTGGACCAATACTTGAAGTGTTTGCCGGCAATGACGGTCTTGTGCGAGCGGCAAAGGTGAATCTTCCAAGTGGGCCTTTAGTACGTCCAATCACCAAACTCTGTCTGCTTCAACAGGCAGATGTAACTAGATCCGGAGATGAGAAAGGCGGGGAGAATGTTGAGATGGAAATGGAGTAA
- the LOC131883503 gene encoding nuclear hormone receptor-like 1, with product MESVFQPGELDHLVNEILSEGLGPDSNILSSSSFYEDTTVEEVSNDTNVKILQNLDLDGIDIQDLEGGVGWEELFVPNQFSELSSVTLSSGRSREASQSGDGKSDVSETPWSPVSGSSSSESAPFVCPVCGNPSGKHLYYGAQLGVFHAEAXVCGNPSGKHFYYGAQVCSSCRAFFRRATVNSAARSFSCQGQQKCGIDSKSWKSCKFCRFQKCLSAGMKPTWVMNDEERSARNSKRKRLRNKRDVNHLAPEVVLGNQWTVDEEKQIQGIREDIMSKTFKVLAEFYSRNPVILRKFVECANKRSPFDPTLLAYSKRFICNEMTRVFSDLLVLNKINPMDRFLLLSRNYCMWSSFDQAIQVNNCREIEKTHQNLRMNFNKIKATTDPASNVNVDVLEEALNNISVEDNVESSDHLSNLIHDQSIRERRKRLVLSIQCWPRFSSQGVSDDVLLTLMMIILICCPDSLKLQSESPVSQVQTQYCYILYRYINFKYPGQAHIKLGEGMDIVTKVRELTNIEETALNQNMYNF from the exons ATGGAGTCCGTTTTCCAGCCAGGTGAATTGGACCACTTGGTTAATGAGATTCTCTCAGAGGGTCTGGGTCCAGATTCAAATATCCtgtcctcgtcctcgttctATGAAGATACCACTGTTGAAGAGGTGTCAAATGACACCAATGTGAAGATTCTCCAAAATCTTGATTTGGACGGTATCGATATCCAAGATTTAGAGGGAGGAGTTGGTTGGGAAGAGTTGTTCGTGCCCAACCAGTTCTCAGAATTATCCTCTGTCACTTTGTCATCTGGCCGATCTCGAGAAGCCTCCCAATCCGGAGATGGAAAGAGCGATGTCAGTGAAACGCCATGGTCACCAGTATCAGGCTCGAGTTCAAGTGAGAGCGCTCCATTTGTTTGTCCGGTGTGTGGCAATCCATCCGGCAAGCATCTTTACTATGGAGCTCAA CTCGGAGTTTTTCATGCCGAGGCCANGGTGTGTGGCAATCCATCCGGCAAGCATTTTTACTATGGAGCTCAAGTGTGTTCCAGTTGTCGAGCTTTTTTCCGCCGTGCCACGGTCAACTCCGCAGCTCGGAGTTTTTCATGCCAAGGCCAACAAAAGTGCGGCATTGACTCGAAATCGTGGAAGAGTTGTAAGTTCTGTCGATTCCAGAAGTGTCTCTCGGCGGGCATGAAACCCACGTGGGTCATGAATGATGAGGAGCGATCCGCAAGGAACTCCAAACGGAAGCGGCTCCGGAATAAACGGGATGTTAATCATTTGGCTCCGGAGGTGGTTCTAGGGAACCAATGGACGGTGGATGAGGAGAAGCAAATTCAAGGGATCCGCGAAGACATTATGTCCAAGACTTTTAAAGTGCTTGCCGAGTTTTACTCTCGCAATCCGGTGATTTTGAGGAAATTCGTCGAATGTGCCAACAAGCGAAGTCCGTTTGATCCGACTTTATTGGCATATTCGAAACGATTCATTTGCAATGAGATGACAAGAGTGTTTTCGGACCTTTTGGTACTGAATAAAATCAACCCAATGGATCGTTTCCTGCTTTTATCCCGCAACTATTGCATGTGGAGCTCGTTTGACCAAGCGATTCAAGTCAATAACTGCCGAGAGATCGAGAAAACTCATCAAAACCTGCGCATGAActtcaacaaaatcaaagccacCACCGATCCGGCTTCAAATGTCAATGTAGATGTTCTTGAAGAAGCCTTGAATAACATTTCCGTTGAGGACAATGTAGAATCCTCGGATCATTTGAGCAACCTGATCCATGACCAATCCATTagagagaggaggaaaagaCTGGTGTTGTCGATTCAATGCTGGCCGAGATTTAGCTCCCAAGGCGTGTCCGATGACGTATTGCTCACACTAATGATGATCATATTAATCTGTTGTCCGGACTCTCTTAAATTACAATCGGAGAGCCCGGTTAGCCAGGTCCAAACTCAATATTGTTACATTTTATATAGGTACATCAATTTCAAGTACCCCGGCCAAGCTCATATCAAGCTCGGCGAAGGCATGGATATCGTAACAAAAGTACGCGAGCTGACCAACATCGAGGAAACGGCcctaaatcaaaatatgtacAATTTTTAA
- the LOC131883674 gene encoding uncharacterized protein LOC131883674, with product MKIPKCGKNPFDWIPDNRPDNEDDKENSARVIPSTFYHLVKGNRSSDVSDCLSKQTDLSPNGRYNYEYFIITAVKSGAYETVEVLLKYGAHVEMSEIDGQDAGYTPLMFAIRYRQAKMALLLLKHNANPRAKAADGKDSVQLLCQNYSLSMLDVWKAITRQHSDLVLQILSPSATNDYYTFGNAELRTPLHHLFFMDQMGDVTRAFMSFLFDETDFNLPDEIPYTANRSWTGVQYSLLLGGNNFNLTEAYLKKVKATRSKEDLSKIVNCELPCQNRGGHPLIQYCKRSNVDRSIVRPFLDNGYKINQTDFYGDNLLSACLQPGRISMQDLEYILRQGADVNVAVPNRRSIAQMAANVSEAALNLVLKFGAKPDPTEKNSPKLKRYFITVNTLKYLARRSILKSLVDSGGIVRFLETSELGSIASSLFEDDN from the exons ATGAAGATCCCCAAATGTGGTAAAAATCCCTTTGACTGGATTCCGGACAACCGTCCCGACAATGAAGACGATAAAGAGAACTCGGCACGAGTTATTCCATCGACATTCTACCATCTTGTCAAAGGCAATCGTAGCTCTGATGTGTCTGATTGTCTCTCGAAGCAAACCGACCTGAGTCCCAATGGTCGATACAACTATGAATACTTCATAATCACGGCCGTGAAAAGTGGAGCCTATGAAACTG TCGAAGTTCTCCTCAAGTATGGAGCTCACGTTGAAATGAGTGAAATTGATGGCCAAGATGCCGGATACACGCCATTGATGTTCGCCATTCGGTATCGTCAGGCCAAGATGGCCTTGTTACTTCTCAAGCATAATGCGAATCCACGGGCTAAGGCTGCGGACGGAAAAGATAGCGTGCAACTGTTGTGTCAAAACTACAGTTTATCCATGCTTG ATGTCTGGAAGGCAATTACACGCCAACATTCCGATCTCGTCCTTCAGATCTTGTCCCCATCTGCT acCAATGATTATTACACTTTCGGAAATGCTGAACTCCGAACACCTCTCCACCATCTATTCTTTATGGATCAGATGGGCGATGTCACCCGAGCTTTCATGAGCTTCTTATTCGACGAAACTGACTTCAATCTGCCCGATGAAATCCCATACACCGCGAATCGATCATGGACTGGAGTCCAATATTCGCTGCTTTTGGGAGGAAATAATTTTAATCTGACAGAGGCCTACCTGAAGAAAGTTAAGGCTACGAGAAGTAAAGAAGATCTCTCCAAGATTGTCAATTGTGAGCTTCCATGCCAAAATCGAGGGGGACATCCATTAATCCAATACTGTAAACGTTCCAACGTTGACCGCTCCATTGTGAGGCCGTTTCTAGACAACGGATACAAAATCAACCAGACGGATTTTTACGGTGACAATCTACTCTCCGCATGTCTTCAACCTGGAAGGATATCAATGCAAGATCTAGAATACATCCTACGACAGGGTGCCGATGTGAACGTTGCCGTGCCAAACCGCCGCTCAATCGCTCAAATGGCAGCAAATGTTAGTGAAGCTGCCctgaatttggttttgaaatttggcgCCAAGCCTGATCCAACGGAAAAGAACAGTCCCAAACTGAAGCGTTATTTCATCACTGTGAATACCTTGAAATACTTGGCCAGACGTTCAATCCTGAAGTCGTTGGTAGACTCTGGTGGCATAGTGAGGTTTCTAGAGACCTCTGAATTAGGCAGCATTGCTTCTTCTTTGTTCGAAGATGATAATTAA
- the LOC131883673 gene encoding uncharacterized protein LOC131883673 — MFEHKTLTKEKFLEILQRKENTKDVKLVRIDLAPGAEKGQNYMGQVVSCHLEAKVNGKSKTFKWMAKVPLDDPDKFAFLRMLVMEQKELGFYEELLPALNALIAKKGAKIDLKFCPFVYGEFVQNIPKEDCVHGSMIVMEHLGPMGFTEPKAKKSGLDLDHVKLVVKSLGQFHGTSHVYYKYKHDGLDQIVEKEPIQAKDYMSDPKMAAIMEPFSVGFMESFYNALSSSGPKGDQYLASFRRFSKEKIDPFKLRDQLTRPDVCRFNVLCHGDPWFNNMLFKYDGDKPSDVCFVDLALTKWASPTIDLSYFLFLSTTPDLRKAHMSDILKCYHESLTLTLQDLDDNPTPFSLTELIEDYRKCSFFGFMMAMLMLPTMLAKKEDVVGSDEFAGDFSDPKVIEEMNKLSIERAKITMAKDPLIGHRISCSFLEMVDYGYFTL; from the exons ATGTTTGAACACAAAACATTGACGAAGGAAAAATTTTTGGAGATTCTTCAACGGAAAGAAAATACTAAAGACGTGAAATTGGTCCGCATTGATCTAGCACCTGGTGCGGAGAAAGGGCAAAACTATATGGGACAAGTGGTGTCTTGTCACTTGGAAGCTAAAGTCAATGGCAAATCCAAGACATTTAAATGGATGGCCAAAGTCCCGTTGGATGATCCCGACAAATTTGCTTTCCTTCGCATGTTAGTCATGGAACAAAAGGAATTGGGATTTTATGAAGAACTCCTCCCAGCATTGAATGCCTTGATTGCCAAAAAGGGGGCAAAGATCGACTTGAAATTCTGTCCTTTTGTTTATGGTGAATTCGTACAAAACATTCCCAAAGAAGATTGCGTTCATGGGTCAATGATCGTTATGGAACATCTTGGACCAATGGGATTTACGGAGCCGAAAGCCAAGAAATCTGGACTTGATTTGGACCACGTGAAGCTGGTTGTCAAATCTTTAGGCCAATTTCATGGGACCTCGCACGTTTATTACAAATATAAACATGATGGTCTTGACCAAATTGTGGAAAAGGAACCTATCCAAGCTAAAGATTATATGAGTGATCCTAAAATGGCGGCCATCATGGAACCATTCTCTGTCGGATTTATGGAAAGCTTTTACAACGCCTTATCGAGTTCTGGGCCTAAAGGAGATCAATACTTGGCCTCCTTTAGACggttttcaaaggaaaaaatcgACCCTTTTAAGCTGCGAGACCAATTGACTCGTCCAGACGTATGTCGCTTCAATGTCCTTTGTCATGGAGACCCGTGGTTCAATAACATGCTCTTTAA ATACGACGGGGACAAGCCAAgtgatgtttgttttgttgatCTGGCACTCACAAAATGGGCCTCGCCTACAATTGATTTGTCatactttcttttcctttcgaCCACACCTGATCTTCGGAAAGCTCACATGAGTGACATCCTGAAATGTTACCACGAGTCATTGACATTGACTCTCCAAGACTTGGACGATAATCCGACGCCTTTCAGTTTAAC TGAATTGATCGAGGACTATAGGAAATGCTCATTCTTCGGATTCATGATGGCCATGTTGATGTTGCCCACGATGCTTGCCAAAAAGGAGGATGTTGTGGGTTCAGACGAATTTGCCGGAGATTTCAGTGATCCCAAAGTCATTGAAGAAATGAACAAGTTGTCCATTGAACGCGCTAAGATCACCATGGCCAAAGACCCACTTATTGGTCATCGAATTTCGTGCTCCTTTTTAGAGATGGTTGACTATGGGTACTTCACTCTGTAG
- the LOC131883670 gene encoding uncharacterized protein LOC131883670: MSQFTTMMKAKRPCLIGGTFFIGLVSHVLGECIPPNKNYELKFNDYYRYVTEPAFFSDAIELCKRDGGHLGVFQSEDEYKALQFYAKKSDFIHIGIEPVRVAKECLDSACSHVSTTWVDGTPFSFQPSFMTGGMVALGVTVAQSSFVYTGSYKQSQQSRMFISYLNQEYPSVCQFRCRCWANVTVERATQINEVGQGWMDRGKSLR, translated from the exons ATGAGCCAGTTCACTACTATGATGAAAGCCAAACGACCGTGTTTGATTGGGGGCACTTTTTTCATTG GACTGGTTAGCCACGTGCTCGGAGAATGTATTCCACCAAATAAGAAttatgaattgaaattcaatgatTATTATCGTTACGTGACAGAACCTGCCTTCTTTAGCGACGCTATAGAGTTATGCAAGCGGGATGGAGGGCATCTCGGCGTGTTTCAAAGCGAGGATGAATACAAGGCGCTGCAATTTTATG ctAAAAAAAGTGATTTCATCCATATTGGTATCGAACCCGTTCGCGTCGCAAAGGAGTGTCTGGACAGTGCTTGCTCTCACGTAAGCACAACGTGGGTGGATGGGACACCATTTTCGTTCCAGCCTTCGTTCATGACTGGAGGCATGGTTGCTCTAGGTGTTACAGTTGCTCAATCGTCTTTCGTATACACTGGCTCTTATAAGCAAAGTCAACAATCCCGGATGTTCATCAGTTACTTGAACCAAGAATATCCATCAGTCTGTCAATTTCGTTGTCGCTGTTGGGCAAATGTGACGGTCGAGCGGGCGACACAAATCAATGAGGTTGGTCAGGGTTGGATGGATCGAGGCAAAAGTTTACGGTGA